One segment of Pangasianodon hypophthalmus isolate fPanHyp1 chromosome 10, fPanHyp1.pri, whole genome shotgun sequence DNA contains the following:
- the xdh gene encoding xanthine dehydrogenase/oxidase isoform X2, with translation MVSKFHPQQNKIVHQAINACLAPLCSMHLCAVTTVEGIGSVASKLHPVQERIAKAHGSQCGFCTPGLVMSMYALLRNNPQPAMQEIEEAFQGNLCRCTGYRPILEGYKTFTKDGGCCGAKGKSKACCLTSEDTKVQDNGDSKHSVQQLFDPSEFMPLDPTQEIIFPPELMGLSKHPPRQLRFLGERVLWIQPSTLKELLELKALYPTAKLVVGNTEVGIEMKFKNFLYPVILAPTYIQELNSIQYTETGIEFGASVTLTVLKEVLSRMVNKLPSYKTEVFQAVLEQLHWFAGQQIRNVAAIGGNIMTASPISDLNPVFMAVGSKLTLMSKEGKRVLQMDDKFFTGYRKTALKPEEILLSIEIPYTKKGQYCSAFKQSLRKEDDIAIVTCGMNVLFKEGSNIVQDIRLSYGGMAPTTVLATTTCNRLIGRQWNEELMQDACSFLAEEMTLSPSAPGGMVTYRRTLTISLFFKFYLTVQHKLAQEYLSVEDVRPDYASAIEICHLDSPNSVQLYQVVPPGQSPDDVVGRPVMHLSALKQATGEAVYCDDIPHFENELCLALVTSTKAHAYIKSIDINDAMAVPGVVTFVSAKDIPGSNKTGPAVYDETVFADDKVTCVGHIVGAIVADTQVHAQRAAKAVRISYEECQPVIVTIQDAIANQSFYQPVRTIERGDLVQGFQESDHIVQGEIHIGGQEHFYLETNCTLAVPRGEDGEMELFVSTQAATKTQTLVAKALGVPASHIVCRVKRMGGGFGGKESRSTMLSTAVAVAAHKVKRPVRCMLDRDEDMLVTGGRHPFFGHYKVGFKKNGKVMALDVTYYSNAGNSMDLSLSIMERALFHMDNCYNIPHIRGTGYICKTNLPSNTAFRGFGGPQGMMVAESWISDVALCCGLPAEQVRKMNLYKQGDYTPFNQCLDQFTIHHCWEECISISNFNQWKAKVEQYNKQNRWTKRGLCIIPTKFGISFTAVFLNQAGALVHIYTDGSVLLTHGGTEMGQGLHTKMVQVASRTLGIPSTKIHISETSTNTVPNTSPTAASASSDLNGMAVYNACQKLLQRLEPYKAKNPKGSWEDWVKAAYFDRVNLSANGFYKTPDIGYDFETNSGRPFNYFTYGVAVSVVEVDCLTGNHKNLHTSIVMDVGKSLNPALDIGQVEGAFMQGVGLFTLEELRYSPQGYLYTRGPGMYKIPAFGDIPTEFKVSLLRDAPNEKAIFSSKAVGEPPLFLAASVFYAIKDAITAARAESGLTGPFRLDSPATPERIRNACEDRFTKLCPPSELGTYTPWDVRV, from the exons ATGGTGTCCAAGTTCCACCCACAACAGAACAAGATTGT TCACCAGGCCATTAATGCATGTCTGGCACCGCTATGCTCAATGCATCTCTGTGCAGTCACTACAGTGGAGGGAATCGGCAGTGTAGCCAGCAAACTTCATCCTGTTCAG GAACGGATTGCTAAGGCTCATGGATCACAGTGCGGTTTCTGCACTCCAGGACTTGTCATGTCCATGTATGCCCTTCTGAGGAACAACCCCCAGCCTGCAATGCAGGAAATCGAGGAGGCCTTTCAAG GTAATCTGTGCCGTTGCACTGGGTATAGACCTATACTGGAGGGCTACAAGACCTTCACCAAG GACGGAGGATGCTGTGGGGCGAAAGGAAAATCCAAAGCCTGCTGCTTGACCAGTGAAGACACAAAAGTGCAGGACAAT GGAGATTCAAAACATTCAGTTCAACAACTGTTTGACCCATCGGAATTTATGCCACTGGACCCAACACAGGAAATCATTTTCCCTCCGGAACTGATG GGTCTTTCCAAGCATCCACCACGACAGCTGAGATTTCTTGGAGAAAGAGTTTTATGGATTCAGCCCAGCACCCTGAAAGAACTCCTGGAGCTAAAGGCATTGTATCCTACAGCCAAATTGGTGGTGGGGAACACTGAAGTCG GTATCGAGATGAAATTCAAGAACTTCCTGTACCCTGTAATCTTGGCACCAACATACATCCAGGAACTCAACAGCATCCAGTACACTGAGACTG gGATCGAGTTTGGTGCATCTGTGACATTGACTGTGTTAAAGGAGGTGCTGAGCAGAATGGTAAACAAGCTACCAAGCTACAAAACGGAGGTTTTCCAGGCCGTACTCGAGCAGCTTCACTGGTTCGCAGGACAACAGATTCGAAATGTTGCA GCTATTGGTGGAAATATTATGACAGCAAGTCCTATCTCAGACCTTAACCCTGTGTTCATGGCCGTGGGTTCTAAGCTAACTCTGATGTCCAAAG AAGGCAAACGTGTGCTTCAGATGGATGACAAGTTTTTCACTGGCTacaggaaaactgctttaaaacCAGAGGAAATTCTGTTGTCCATTGAGATTCCATACACAAAAAAG GGCCAGTACTGCTCAGCCTTTAAGCAGTCACTTCGCAAAGAGGATGATATTGCCATTGTCACCTGTGGGATGAACGTGCTCTTCAAGGAGGGGTCTAACATAGTGCAGGACATCCGACTCAGTTATGGCGGAATGGCCCCTACCACTGTTCTCGCCACAACAACATGCAACCGACTTATTGGCAG GCAGTGGAATGAGGAGCTGATGCAGGATGCCTGCTCTTTCTTGGCTGAAGAGATGACCCTGTCTCCCTCCGCACCAGGTGGGATGGTGACATATAGACGCACACTGACCATCAGCCTGTTCTTCAAATTCTACCTCACTGTCCAGCACAAACTAGCTCAGGAG TACCTCTCTGTTGAGGATGTCAGACCAGACTATGCCAGTGCTATCGAAATCTGTCACCTGGACTCACCAAACAGTGTGCAGCTGTACCAG GTAGTCCCTCCAGGTCAGAGCCCAGATGATGTGGTAGGTCGTCCTGTTATGCACCTGTCTGCTCTGAAGCAGGCCACAGGAGAGGCTGTGTACTGTGATGATATTCCTCACTTTGAGAACGAGCTCTGTTTGGCCCTCGTCACCAGCACTAAAGCTCATGCGTATATTAA ATCTATTGATATTAATGATGCCATGGCAGTTCCAGGAGTGGTTACATTTGTCTCTGCCAAGGACATCCCTGGCAGCAATAAGACTGGACCTGCTGTCTATGACGAGACCGTCTTCGCTGATGACAAG GTCACATGTGTGGGTCACATAGTGGGAGCCATTGTAGCAGACACACAAGTCCATGCACAAAGGGCAGCCAAAGCTGTAAGGATCTCATATGAGGAATGTCAACCTGTGATTGTCACCATTCAG GATGCCATTGCCAATCAGTCATTCTACCAGCCAGTGCGAACTATAGAGAGAGGAGATCTTGTGCAGGGCTTTCAAGAGTCGGATCACATCGTACAAG GTGAAATACACATAGGGGGACAGGAACATTTTTACTTGGAGACAAACTGCACACTGGCTGTCCCTCGAGGAGAGGATGGTGAAATGGAGCTGTTTGTGTCCACGCAGGCAGCCACCAAAACACAA ACACTTGTGGCCAAAGCATTAGGAGTACCAGCCAGTCATATCGTGTGTCGAGTTAAGAGAATGGGAGGAGGATTTGGAGGAAAAGAGAGCCGCAGCACCATGCTCTCAACAGCTGTGGCCGTTGCTGCTcataa AGTCAAGAGACCAGTCCGTTGCATGTTGGACCGCGACGAGGACATGCTGGTTACTGGAGGTCGGCACCCATTCTTTGGACATTACAAG GTTGGATTCAAGAAGAATGGAAAAGTCATGGCTCTTGATGTGACCTACTACAGCAACGCAGGAAATTCCATGGATCTTTCCTTATCT ATTATGGAACGAGCACTCTTCCATATGGACAACTGCTATAACATCCCTCACATTCGTGGGACTGGCTACATTTGTAAAACCAATCTGCCTTCCAACACTGCATTTCGGGGCTTTGGTGGGCCTCAGGGAATGATGGTAGCAGAGAGTTGGATAAGTGATGTGGCTCTGTGTTGTGGCCTCCCTGCTGAACAG GTGAGGAAGATGAATCTGTATAAGCAGGGAGACTACACCCCCTTTAACCAGTGTCTGGACCAGTTTACCATACATCACTGCTGGGAGGAGTGCATATCCATCTCAAACTTCAACCAATGGAAAGCCAAGGTGGAGCAGTATAACAA ACAGAATCGCTGGACCAAAAGAGGGTTGTGCATCATTCCCACAAAGTTTGGCATCAGCTTCACTGCAGTCTTCCTCAaccag gCAGGAGCACTGGTTCATATCTATACAGATGGCTCAGTCCTTCTCACCCATGGTGGAACAGAAATGGGACAAGGCCTGCACACTAAAATGGTCCAG GTTGCCAGCCGAACTCTGGGAATCCCCAGCACAAAGATTCACATCAGTGAGACCAGCACTAACACAGTCCCAAACACAAGCCCTACTGCCGCATCTGCCTCCTCCGACCTCAATGGCATGGCAGTCTAT AATGCATGCCAGAAGCTACTGCAGAGACTGGAGCCATACAAAGCCAAAAACCCAAAGGGCAGCTGGGAGGACTGG gTGAAAGCAGCTTACTTTGACCGGGTGAACTTATCAGCCAATGGGTTTTATAA GACTCCAGATATTGGCTATGATTTTGAAACAAATTCTGGCCGACCATTTAACTACTTCACTTATGGTGTAGCGGTCTCAGTAGTGGAGGTAGACTGTCTGACTGGCAATCACAAG AACCTGCATACTTCAATTGTTATGGATGTGGGCAAAAGCCTGAACCCAGCACTGGACATCGGTCAG GTGGAGGGTGCATTCATGCAGGGCGTGGGTCTTTTCACACTTGAGGAGTTGCGCTACTCTCCCCAAGGTTACCTGTACACTCGTGGACCTGGGATGTATAAGATTCCTGCTTTTGGAGACATTCCAACTGAATTTAAGGTCTCACTACTTAGAGATGCCCCCAACGAGAAGGCCATCTTCTCCTCCAAG GCGGTTGGAGAGCCTCCCCTCTTCCTGGCAGCCTCAGTCTTCTATGCTATCAAAGATGCTATCACAGCTGCCAGGGCCGAGTCTGGCCTTACAGGACCATTTAGACTGGACAGCCCTGCTACACCTGAGAGAATACGCAACGCTTGTGAGGACAGATTCACCAAACTA tgtCCTCCTTCGGAGTTGGGAACTTATACACCATGGGATGTGAGGGTGTAA